A single region of the bacterium genome encodes:
- a CDS encoding OmpH family outer membrane protein, translating to MNRVLKTFAFPTVALAALLGLVPAAALAADVKPLGVIDSERIVQEYGAAKDAQTQYQKFLQDLERDITDREKELQRLAEEIESQRMLLGEDALGQKMQDFEDRKSDYFTFRESLETKAENEYKVKIQPIIDQVKLIAERVGKEEGFGIIIDTAALTTVYIDPEVDLTDRILSALVRGVEE from the coding sequence ATGAACAGAGTCCTGAAGACGTTCGCTTTCCCGACGGTGGCCTTGGCGGCCCTGCTGGGCCTCGTGCCCGCCGCCGCACTCGCCGCGGACGTCAAACCCCTGGGCGTCATAGATTCGGAGCGCATCGTGCAGGAATACGGCGCCGCCAAGGATGCCCAGACCCAGTACCAGAAGTTCCTGCAGGATCTGGAGCGGGACATCACGGACCGCGAAAAGGAGCTGCAGCGCCTGGCGGAGGAGATCGAGAGCCAGCGCATGTTGCTGGGGGAGGACGCCCTGGGCCAGAAGATGCAGGATTTCGAGGATCGCAAGAGCGACTACTTCACCTTCCGGGAGTCCCTGGAGACCAAGGCCGAGAACGAGTACAAGGTCAAGATCCAGCCGATCATCGACCAGGTGAAGCTCATCGCGGAGAGGGTGGGCAAGGAAGAGGGATTCGGGATCATCATCGATACGGCCGCCCTGACCACCGTCTACATCGATCCCGAGGTGGATCTGACGGATCGCATCCTGTCGGCGCTCGTGCGTGGTGTGGAAGAGTAG